AGATCCGATTCGATCCTGCGCTCATTTGGCACTATCCTTCTCGTATACCGACTTACTTATGGTACAAAACTGTATCCTGACGTAGTTTGGGTATATAATCTGACCGTTATTACCTCCAATTTGGACCTTCTATGAGTAAAGACCCTTTCCACTCGCGTGAGCAGGAAAAATATAATAATCCTATTCCTAGTCGAGAATTCATTCTTGATTATCTTCGTAGCCTAGATAAGCCGATTAATCGTGAGCAAGTATTTGCTGGATTAAAATTACAAGGCGAAGAGCACGAAGAAGCTTTACGTCGTCGCTTACGTGCGATGGAGCGTGATGGGCAGTTGGTTTTCTGTCGTAACAGAACTTATGCACTACCTGAACGCTTAGATTTGCTGGAAGGTTTGGTATTGGGTCACCGCGATGGTTTTGGCTTCTTCCGTCCTGATGATGGTGGTAAAGATTTATTTATCTCTATCCGTCAAATGTCGACGTTATTTCATGGCGATCGTATTCTTGCACAACCTGTAAAAGAAGAGTTTAAAGGCCGTAAAGAAGCACGTTTCGTACGTTTATTAGATGCTGAACCACTGCAACTTGTTGGTCGTGTTTATCTGGAAAAAGGGATTGCCTTTGTACGTCCAGATGACAGCCGTATTAAACAAGAAGTACGTATTAGTGATGAAGAACGTCTCGGTGCTCGTGCTGGTCAAATGGTTGTGACAGAAATTGTAAAACGTCCAACTTATAACTTGCCTGCGTTAGGTAAAGTGATCGAGATACTGGGTGAAAATATGGCACCTGGTATGGAGATTCAAGTGGCGATCCGTACCCATGATATTCCGCATGTATGGCCAGAACATATTCTTGATGATATGGCAAAACTGTCACCAGAAGTCCCTGAAGATGCAAAACTAAATCGTGTTGATTTACGTGATCTACCGTTGTTAACTATTGATGGCGAAGATGCGCGAGATTTCGATGATGCTGTATTCTGTGAACGTAAAAAAAGCGGTGGCTGGCGTTTATGGGTAGCAATTGCTGACGTAAGTTCATATGTGCAAACTAATTCAGATTTAGACTTAGAAGCACAAGGCCGTGGTAACTCGGTTTACTTCCCTGAGCAAGTTGTCCCTATGCTGCCAGAAGTATTATCGAATGGTTTATGCTCGCTGAATCCACATGTTGATCGTTTATGTATGGTTTGTGAAATGACCATTTCTGATGCCGGTCGTTTGTCGGGTTATAAATTTTATGAAGCTGTGATGAATTCACATGCTCGCTTAACCTATACCAAAGTAGCTAATATTCTTGATGGTGATACAGAACTGCGTGATGAATACCAAGCGGTAGTGCCACACCTTCACGAATTACATAACATGTATAACGTGTTGAAAAAAGCACGTTCTGAACGTGGAGCCATTGAATTTGAAACGTTAGAAACACGTTTCGTATTTAATGAACATCGTAAAATTGACAAGATCGTACCGGTTGTACGTAACGATGCGCATAAGTTAATTGAAGAATGCATGATTTTAGCGAACGTTGCATCGGCACGTTTTGTTAGCAAGCATAAAGCTGCGGCATTATTACGTGTGCACGATACTCCGGGTGAAGAAAAACTGGTTAACTTCAGAAGCTTCTTAAGTGAGACGGGTCTAGAGTTAAAGGGTGGTTTGAAACCAACCCCGCTAGATTACGCTGATTTGATTAGTCGAATTCAAGATCGTCCGGATAAAGAACTTATCCAAACAATGCTGCTACGCTCAATGAAACAGGCAGTATATCAAGCAGAAAACAACGGTCACTTTGGTTTAGCATTAACTGCGTATGGTCACTTTACGTCACCAATTCGTCGTTATCCTGATTTAGTATTACACCGTGCGATCAAGTTTGAAATTGCTAACCAAGCGGCAGTTAAAGCAGGTAAACCCCTAACGAAACGCTGGACTAGCACTGGTGGTTATTGCTACCAAGTATCGGATGTTGAGACACTCGGAGAGCATTGCTCATTAACAGAGCGTCGTGCCGATGATGCAACGCGTGATGTATCAGATTTCTTGAAGTGTGAATACATGCAAGATCATCTTGGTGATACATTCGAAGGTGTTATTGCAGCAGTAACGGGTTTTGGTTTCTTTGTTCGAATCAAAAATCTTAACATCGATGGCTTAGTGCACGTGTCTAGTTTACGTGGTGATTACTATAATTTCGATGGTAGTCGTCAAACGCTACGTGGAGAATCAAGCGGTGTTGAATATCGTATTGGTGATCAAGTTGAGGTTAAAGTCTTAGCGATCAACATGAACGATAAGAAGATTGATCTTGAGCTAGCGGGTGCAGTAACACATAGCCGTCGCAGTAAACGTAAACCAGCAGAATTTTCTGGTAAACGTAAACCTGAAGGCGCAAAAGCGAAGCCGAACAAAAAGACTAAATTAAAGTTAAAAACTAATAGTGATGTAGTGGTAAGTGCGGCTGATAAAGCGCGCGTTGCTGCCAAGCTACAGCCTCAAACAGGCGATGCTGTTGAAAAAGGCACATCACCGGTTGATGCAGTTAAACCGAAAGGCAAGACTAAACCAGCAAAGAAGAAAGTAAAAGCTAAGGCTAAATCACGCCCGGGCAGAGCTGAACGTTCAAAGCAAAAAGCCAATAAATAGCAATGGTAATACAAGGTAGAGAGATACAATGAGCAGTGAACTAATTTTCGGTATTCATGCAGTTAAATCATTATTGGAGCATGAACCAGAGCGCTTCATTGAAGTATATGCATTAAAAGGACGTGAAGATGATCGTCTAACACCATTAATAGCAGAATTAAATGATATTGGTATTGCAGTGCAATTGGTTAACCGTAACACACTTGATAAGAAGTGTGATGGCGGCCGTCATAACGGTGTATTAGCACGCGTTAAAGAAGGTAAAAAACTAAATGAATCTGATCTTGATACGTTACTAAACCGTATTGAAGAAAAAGAAGAACAGCCATTATTACTAATTCTTGATGGTGTTACTGATCCGCACAACCTAGGTGCTTGTTTACGTAGTGCTGATGCAGCGGGTGTTCATGCTGTTATCGTACCTAAAGATAAGTCAGTACAACTGACATCAGTGGTGCGTAAAGTAGCGTGTGGCGCAGCAGAAACAGTGCCACTGATTGCAGTGACAAACCTTGCACGTACTATGCGTGAGCTGCAAGAACGTCGTATCTGGATTGTGGGTACTGCGGGCGAAGCTACTCAAGATTTATACCAGCCTAAACTAACTGGTCCATTAGCTATTGCGATGGGTGCGGAAGAGAAAGGTCTACGTCGTCTAACGCGTGAGCATTGTGATGAACTAATTAGTATCCCAATGGCGGGTAGTGTTTCAAGCTTGAACGTATCAGTAGCTACTGGTATTTGTTTGTTTGAAGTAGTACGTCAACGTCAGGCTAAATAATCCTACGCGCTTGTTTGGTGAATAGGTCTAGTAAATAGGCTTAGTAAGTCGGTTTAACCAATCGGTTTTACGACAATGAGTTGATATAAAAAAAGCGTCCAATTAATGGACGCTTTTTTATTAACTCTATTTTATTAACTAAATTTTACTGACTATAGTTTACAGCGTGATGGCACTACTTAGCTTAATTCGCTCGCGATTAAGCATCCATTACGTCTGAGGCTTCACTTTTACCGTCACTATTGATATGCGCTTCGCTACTCGCAATTTTACGGCCTCTTGGCATCTTCACTACTAATGTTTTTGCTAATTCATCATGTAGGCAGCGGCGTTGGTCACCTCTAAAAATAGCCAAGAAATTACTGATCGTAATTACAAAACCAAAAAATGGTAGGTAAGCGACAACCCAAAATGGCAGGTAACGCTTGAGGATGATGTCTTGTAGGCTGAGGCGTTGGCCATTTTCGCCGACCACTGCAATACCAACAATGCGTTTACCTAGGGTCTGACCATATTCTTTTAGTAGGTAACTGTTTAACGCCATGAATAACACAATCTCAAGTAATGATACTTTGACTTGAGTAGCAAAGGAAATCGTGAAATTTTCATCGATACCGGCACTTAAATTTAGTAAATCGAAACCGAGAATAAACGGGACTAACATTACAGTCGGAAAAATGACTTTATCTAATATTGCTGCTTGAAAGCGTTGAGCTAACGTAGCAAGTTCAACATATTGACGTGATGACGAAGGTTCAGGTTGCATATGACTTCTATAAATTAGTTAGTTAACTGGAATTCAGACATAGATGATAATCAATCCTTAGCGTATTAATCAAGATTTACTCGCACTTAATTTACAAATTCAATTTTTAATTCACAGCGTAAATAATATTGTTATTATGTTAGGTGATTTTAATTTTAGTATATGGGATTGATTATGACTTGGATGTGTTATCGGTTTAGTGAGTTGTCCAGTTTGCAACTCTATGATGTATTGCAATTACGCGCAGCTATCTTTGTTGTAGAGCAAGATTGCGCTTATCAAGATATTGATGGTTTAGATATGCATCCTGATACGCGTCATATTCTGCATTATAGTATGAAAGGTGAGTTACTTGCTTATCTGCGTATTTTAGCGGCGGGAGTTAGTTACCCTGATGTGGCGATTGGTCGTGTTGTGACTGCTGAGTCAGCCCGTGGACAAGGTCTTGGTCATCAGTTGCTTAAACGCGGAATGAGTGTGGCCAAATCAACATGGCCTAATCAAGATGTATACCTTTCTGCACAGGCTCATTTGCAGCATTATTATCAAGGTTATGAGTTTGCTACTGTGACGGCAGAATATTTGGAAGATGGAATTCCCCACGTTGGTATGCGCTGGCAAGCGAATTCTGAGCATTTTAAAAGCTCATAACAAACAAGACTAATAACATGTACGATACCCAAGTTACTTTAAGTATTAATGTAACTATTTACGATTATCTTCATTGTCGAGTTGTATTATGGGGAGTGACACTATATAATTCGCGGTCTCAAAATTAGTCAATTTTTTATACGTTCCTTGCCTCGATGGACCGACTAAGCCAGAGCCGAGGCTGATTAAACCCGTGAGGAGCTTACGATGCGTCATTACGAAATCGTATTTATGGTTCACCCAGATCAAAGTGAACAAGTTTCAGGCATGATCGAGCGTTACAGCGCTGTAATCACTGAAGCAAATGGTACTATCCACCGTCTAGAAGACTGGGGTCGTCGCCAATTAGCATACCCAATCAACAAACTTCATAAAGCTCACTATGTTCTTATGAACATTGAAGCTGGCCAAGATGTTATTGATGAGCTAGAAAATAACTTCCGCTTTAACGACGCAGTGATCCGCAACATGATCCTACGTACTAAAGGTGTAGTTACTGAAGCTTCTCCAATGGCTAAAGCTAAAGAAGAACGCCGTGAAGCGCCTGTTGCTACTGAAGCACCAGCTGCTAAATAATAGCGTTTTAGCTATAGGTATTTGTTTATTGGATAGCATTTAGTTATCCAATTATTTGAGAAGATTTTAGGAGATTTTAATTATGGCACGTTTTTTCCGTCGTCGTAAATTCTGTCGTTTCACTTCTGAAGGTGTTACGGAGATTGATTATAAAGATATCGCTACGTTAAAAAACTACGTAACTGAAAGCGGTAAAATTGTACCAAGTCGTATTACTGGCACACGTGCTAAGTACCAACGTCAACTTGGTCGTGCGATTAAACGCGCACGTTACTTGTCTCTACTTCCATACACTGACTTACATAAGTAAGCTATTGTTTGGTCGTCAAGACTAACTCTATATTTTTGAGGAAAGGTAATGAAAGTAATTTTATTAGACAAGATCGCTAAATTAGGTAAATTAGGCGAGACTGTTAACGTTAAAGCTGGTTATGCTCGTAACTTCCTTTTACCGAAAGGTAAAGCGGTTCTAGCAACTAAAGCAAACGTTGAATCTTTCGAAGCACGTCGTGCTGAACTAGAAGCTAACGTAGCTGCTGTTAAAGCAACTGCTGAAGCTAAAGCTGCAACAATCAACGCTCTAGAAGCTGTTGTAATTGCAACTAAAGCTGGTGACGAAGGTAAGATTTTCGGTTCTATCGGTACTCGTGACATCGCTGATGCGATCGTTGCTGCTGGTGTTGAAGTTGCTAAAAGTGAAGTTCGTCTTCCTGAAGGCGCTTTACGTACTCTTGGTGCGTTCGAAATCAGCATCCAAGTACACAGCGAAGTATTCGCTACAGTGAACTTAGAAGTTGTAGCTGAAGCTTAATTTAAAGTTTAACTTTAGATTAATCTCAGTATAAAGCCATGGTGTATACCATGGCTTTTTTTATACCTGTCATTTGAGGATATCACTATTTTGGGTAGCCAGTGATGGTACGAATCGATTGGTATAACGGCTGTAATTGTGTATACATTTTCAAATAGACTTGATTATAAAGTGCATCATAAGTCGCCACGATCTCTGGCTGCGGTTGAAAGACTTTATTTACTCGTGTCATTCCTGAAATTGCCTGATCAAAGTCGGCATAAATACCTAGCCCAACTGCAGTGACAATCGCAGCCCCTAATCCCGATGTTTCGAATGTATGTGGGCGTTCTGCTGGCATATTAAAAATATTGGCCGTTAACTGCATCGCCACATCACTTTGAGAACCGCCTCCTGATACCCGCAATGTGGTTATTTTGACCTTGTTACGTTTACTGATACGTTCTTTACCTTCTCGTAATGAATAGGCAAGTCCTTCTAATATCGCACGATAGATATGGGTACGGGTATGTACATCACCAAAACCAATAATACCGCCTTTGGCTTCAGGTCCGGGATCGCGTGCGCCAGGTGTCCAATAGGGTTGTAACATCAGCCCCATAGAACCAGCTGGAATTTCTGCGACTAAGCGATCGAATAATACTTCTGGTGCGATACCTTCAGCATCAGCGAGATGCTGTTCCCGTAAACCAAACTCTTTTTTAAACCAACTGATTAGCCAAAAACCACGATAAATCATGACCTCTGAAGAATAGTGACGCGGTATCGCGGAAGGAAATGGCGGTAAATGTGGCGTGGCTTCCACATATTTGTCTGTGGTGATGTTAATCGTTGCAGTAGTGCCATAACTTAAACACGCGATGTTAGGGCGGTTACCACCAGATCCGATAATTTCGCAAGCTTTGTCTGATGCCGAGGCTATCACGGGTAATCCAGCTGGAATACCTGTATAGGCCGCGGCATCGTCGGTAACATGACCGACAAGCTCTCCAGCTTCGACCAGCTTAGGTAGCATTTTCGGGTCTATCGCTAACATATCCCAACGCCAATCCGATTTTTTCAACCAAGCCAGCTTTTTATAATCAAACGGGATATAACCAACTTGGCTACCAATTGAATCAACTACGTTATCGGTGAACTTATAATTTAAAAACCCTGATAGCAGTAGGTATTTGGATGTATCACGCCATATTTCGGGTTGATTTTGACGGATCCAAATGGCTTGTGACTTTTCTTGAAAACGCTGAATAATATCTTCGACACGGGCAATTTTAAATAACCAGTTCCAAGGCCATTGAATGCTTTCTTGTTGCGCATGACGTTGATCTAACCAGATGATCGCCGGCCGTAATGCTTTGCCTTCAGCATCAAGATTGATCACGGTACCACGTTGGGTCGTGATCGACATACCAGCAATATGCTGTTTATCGATCGCCGGGTATTTTTT
This Moritella sp. 5 DNA region includes the following protein-coding sequences:
- the rnr gene encoding ribonuclease R, producing MSKDPFHSREQEKYNNPIPSREFILDYLRSLDKPINREQVFAGLKLQGEEHEEALRRRLRAMERDGQLVFCRNRTYALPERLDLLEGLVLGHRDGFGFFRPDDGGKDLFISIRQMSTLFHGDRILAQPVKEEFKGRKEARFVRLLDAEPLQLVGRVYLEKGIAFVRPDDSRIKQEVRISDEERLGARAGQMVVTEIVKRPTYNLPALGKVIEILGENMAPGMEIQVAIRTHDIPHVWPEHILDDMAKLSPEVPEDAKLNRVDLRDLPLLTIDGEDARDFDDAVFCERKKSGGWRLWVAIADVSSYVQTNSDLDLEAQGRGNSVYFPEQVVPMLPEVLSNGLCSLNPHVDRLCMVCEMTISDAGRLSGYKFYEAVMNSHARLTYTKVANILDGDTELRDEYQAVVPHLHELHNMYNVLKKARSERGAIEFETLETRFVFNEHRKIDKIVPVVRNDAHKLIEECMILANVASARFVSKHKAAALLRVHDTPGEEKLVNFRSFLSETGLELKGGLKPTPLDYADLISRIQDRPDKELIQTMLLRSMKQAVYQAENNGHFGLALTAYGHFTSPIRRYPDLVLHRAIKFEIANQAAVKAGKPLTKRWTSTGGYCYQVSDVETLGEHCSLTERRADDATRDVSDFLKCEYMQDHLGDTFEGVIAAVTGFGFFVRIKNLNIDGLVHVSSLRGDYYNFDGSRQTLRGESSGVEYRIGDQVEVKVLAINMNDKKIDLELAGAVTHSRRSKRKPAEFSGKRKPEGAKAKPNKKTKLKLKTNSDVVVSAADKARVAAKLQPQTGDAVEKGTSPVDAVKPKGKTKPAKKKVKAKAKSRPGRAERSKQKANK
- the rlmB gene encoding 23S rRNA (guanosine(2251)-2'-O)-methyltransferase RlmB, which codes for MSSELIFGIHAVKSLLEHEPERFIEVYALKGREDDRLTPLIAELNDIGIAVQLVNRNTLDKKCDGGRHNGVLARVKEGKKLNESDLDTLLNRIEEKEEQPLLLILDGVTDPHNLGACLRSADAAGVHAVIVPKDKSVQLTSVVRKVACGAAETVPLIAVTNLARTMRELQERRIWIVGTAGEATQDLYQPKLTGPLAIAMGAEEKGLRRLTREHCDELISIPMAGSVSSLNVSVATGICLFEVVRQRQAK
- a CDS encoding RDD family protein, with the translated sequence MQPEPSSSRQYVELATLAQRFQAAILDKVIFPTVMLVPFILGFDLLNLSAGIDENFTISFATQVKVSLLEIVLFMALNSYLLKEYGQTLGKRIVGIAVVGENGQRLSLQDIILKRYLPFWVVAYLPFFGFVITISNFLAIFRGDQRRCLHDELAKTLVVKMPRGRKIASSEAHINSDGKSEASDVMDA
- a CDS encoding GNAT family N-acetyltransferase, which encodes MTWMCYRFSELSSLQLYDVLQLRAAIFVVEQDCAYQDIDGLDMHPDTRHILHYSMKGELLAYLRILAAGVSYPDVAIGRVVTAESARGQGLGHQLLKRGMSVAKSTWPNQDVYLSAQAHLQHYYQGYEFATVTAEYLEDGIPHVGMRWQANSEHFKSS
- the rpsF gene encoding 30S ribosomal protein S6, whose product is MRHYEIVFMVHPDQSEQVSGMIERYSAVITEANGTIHRLEDWGRRQLAYPINKLHKAHYVLMNIEAGQDVIDELENNFRFNDAVIRNMILRTKGVVTEASPMAKAKEERREAPVATEAPAAK
- the rpsR gene encoding 30S ribosomal protein S18, with the protein product MARFFRRRKFCRFTSEGVTEIDYKDIATLKNYVTESGKIVPSRITGTRAKYQRQLGRAIKRARYLSLLPYTDLHK
- the rplI gene encoding 50S ribosomal protein L9, which encodes MKVILLDKIAKLGKLGETVNVKAGYARNFLLPKGKAVLATKANVESFEARRAELEANVAAVKATAEAKAATINALEAVVIATKAGDEGKIFGSIGTRDIADAIVAAGVEVAKSEVRLPEGALRTLGAFEISIQVHSEVFATVNLEVVAEA
- a CDS encoding FGGY-family carbohydrate kinase — its product is MDSLTPTSSPLASEQQRYLLSIDNGTQSVRALLFDNQGNLIAKGQQVITPYFSAQPGWAEQDPDYYWLAVKQACDLLWQDLKKYPAIDKQHIAGMSITTQRGTVINLDAEGKALRPAIIWLDQRHAQQESIQWPWNWLFKIARVEDIIQRFQEKSQAIWIRQNQPEIWRDTSKYLLLSGFLNYKFTDNVVDSIGSQVGYIPFDYKKLAWLKKSDWRWDMLAIDPKMLPKLVEAGELVGHVTDDAAAYTGIPAGLPVIASASDKACEIIGSGGNRPNIACLSYGTTATINITTDKYVEATPHLPPFPSAIPRHYSSEVMIYRGFWLISWFKKEFGLREQHLADAEGIAPEVLFDRLVAEIPAGSMGLMLQPYWTPGARDPGPEAKGGIIGFGDVHTRTHIYRAILEGLAYSLREGKERISKRNKVKITTLRVSGGGSQSDVAMQLTANIFNMPAERPHTFETSGLGAAIVTAVGLGIYADFDQAISGMTRVNKVFQPQPEIVATYDALYNQVYLKMYTQLQPLYQSIRTITGYPK